A portion of the Chromobacterium sp. IIBBL 290-4 genome contains these proteins:
- a CDS encoding arginine/lysine/ornithine decarboxylase, with protein MRFHFPIVIIDEDFRSENTSGSGIRELAAAMEAEGMSVIGYTSYGDLTSFAQQQSRAAGFILSIDDEEFQTEDSAQESLGNLYGFVAEIRRRNPDIPVYLYGETRTARHIPNDILRELHGFIHMHEDTPEFVARHIIREAKSYLDNLAPPFFRALVDYAHDGSYSWHCPGHSGGVAFLKSPVGQMFHQFFGENMLRADVCNAVDELGQLLDHTGPIAASERNAARIFNADHLFFVTNGTSTSNKIVWHNCVAAGDIVLVDRNCHKSNLHAIIMTGAIPVFLMPTRNHYGIIGPIPKSEFQPDTIKKKILANPFAREMLEKHPNRKPRILTLTQSTYDGILYNVEEIKGLLDGEVDTLHFDEAWLPHACFHDFYRDFHAIGEGRQRCEDSLVFSTQSTHKLLAGISQASQILVQDPQNRQLDTAWFNEAYLMHTSTSPQYSIIASCDVAAAMMEQPGGQSLVEESLVEAMEFRRAMRKVDEEYGRDWWFSVWGPDDLSDDGICDQTDWTLRPNERWHGFAGIEDGFNMLDPIKATVLTPGLDVDGSFEEMGIPAAIVTKYLTEHGVVVEKTGLYSFFIMFTIGITKGRWNTLISLLQQFKDDFDKNQPMWRVMPEFVAKYPQYERVGLQDLCQRIHGLYAKHDVARLTTDIYLSDMEPAMRPADAFAKMAHREIERVPVDQLEGRVTAVLLTPYPPGIPLLIPGERFNKTIVDYLRFAQAFNRELPGFETDVHGLVAVEVQDRKVYCVDCVKQ; from the coding sequence ATGCGTTTTCATTTCCCCATCGTGATCATCGACGAGGATTTCCGCTCGGAAAACACCAGCGGCTCCGGCATTCGCGAACTGGCCGCCGCCATGGAGGCGGAAGGCATGAGCGTGATCGGCTACACCAGCTACGGCGATCTCACTTCCTTCGCCCAGCAGCAAAGCCGCGCCGCCGGCTTCATCCTGTCGATAGACGACGAAGAATTCCAGACCGAGGATTCGGCCCAGGAGTCGCTGGGCAATCTGTACGGCTTCGTCGCCGAGATCCGCCGCCGCAATCCGGACATCCCGGTGTATCTGTACGGCGAAACCCGCACCGCGCGCCACATCCCCAACGACATCCTGCGCGAGCTGCACGGCTTCATCCACATGCATGAGGACACGCCGGAGTTCGTCGCCCGCCACATCATCCGCGAGGCCAAAAGCTATCTGGACAACCTGGCGCCGCCGTTCTTCCGCGCGCTGGTGGATTACGCGCATGACGGCTCCTACTCCTGGCACTGCCCCGGCCACTCCGGCGGCGTCGCCTTCCTGAAGAGCCCGGTCGGCCAGATGTTCCACCAGTTCTTCGGCGAGAACATGCTGCGCGCCGACGTCTGCAACGCGGTGGACGAACTGGGCCAGTTGCTGGACCACACCGGTCCGATCGCGGCCTCCGAGCGCAATGCCGCACGCATCTTCAACGCCGACCACCTGTTCTTCGTCACCAACGGCACCTCGACTTCGAACAAGATCGTCTGGCACAACTGCGTCGCCGCCGGCGACATCGTGCTGGTGGACCGCAACTGCCACAAGTCCAACTTGCACGCCATCATCATGACCGGAGCCATCCCGGTGTTCCTGATGCCGACGCGCAACCACTACGGCATCATCGGCCCGATTCCGAAGTCAGAATTCCAGCCGGACACCATCAAGAAGAAGATCCTGGCCAACCCGTTCGCGCGCGAGATGCTGGAGAAGCACCCCAACCGCAAGCCGCGCATCCTGACGCTGACCCAGTCCACCTACGACGGCATCCTGTACAACGTCGAGGAGATCAAGGGCCTGCTGGACGGCGAAGTGGACACGCTGCACTTCGACGAAGCCTGGCTGCCGCACGCCTGCTTCCATGATTTCTACCGCGACTTCCACGCCATAGGCGAAGGCCGCCAGCGCTGCGAAGACAGCCTGGTGTTCTCCACCCAGTCCACCCACAAGCTGTTGGCCGGCATCAGCCAGGCCTCGCAAATCCTGGTGCAGGATCCGCAGAACCGCCAGCTGGACACCGCCTGGTTCAACGAGGCCTACCTGATGCACACCTCGACCAGCCCGCAATACTCGATCATCGCCAGCTGCGACGTGGCCGCCGCGATGATGGAGCAGCCAGGCGGCCAGTCGCTGGTGGAAGAATCGCTGGTGGAAGCGATGGAATTCCGCCGCGCCATGCGCAAGGTGGACGAGGAATACGGCCGCGACTGGTGGTTCAGCGTGTGGGGCCCGGACGACCTGTCTGACGACGGCATCTGCGACCAGACCGACTGGACGCTGCGCCCGAACGAGCGCTGGCACGGCTTCGCCGGCATCGAGGACGGCTTCAATATGCTGGACCCGATCAAGGCCACCGTGCTGACGCCGGGCCTGGACGTGGACGGCAGCTTTGAAGAGATGGGCATCCCGGCCGCCATCGTCACCAAGTACCTGACCGAACACGGCGTGGTGGTGGAAAAAACCGGCCTGTACAGCTTCTTCATCATGTTCACCATCGGCATCACCAAGGGCCGCTGGAACACGCTGATCTCGCTGCTGCAGCAGTTCAAGGACGATTTCGACAAGAACCAGCCGATGTGGCGGGTGATGCCGGAATTCGTCGCCAAGTACCCGCAGTACGAGCGCGTCGGCCTGCAGGACCTGTGCCAACGCATCCACGGCTTGTACGCCAAGCACGACGTGGCGCGGCTGACCACCGACATCTACCTGTCCGACATGGAGCCGGCGATGCGCCCGGCCGACGCCTTCGCCAAGATGGCGCACCGCGAGATCGAACGGGTGCCGGTGGACCAGCTGGAAGGCCGCGTCACCGCGGTGCTGCTGACGCCGTACCCGCCGGGCATCCCGCTGCTGATCCCGGGCGAGCGCTTCAACAAGACCATCGTCGACTACCTGCGCTTCGCCCAGGCCTTCAACCGCGAGCTGCCGGGCTTCGAAACCGATGTCCACGGCCTGGTAGCGGTGGAAGTGCAGGACCGCAAGGTTTACTGCGTGGACTGCGTCAAGCAATAA
- a CDS encoding phosphatidylserine/phosphatidylglycerophosphate/cardiolipin synthase family protein, whose product MKQEDSTQATLQLVRQLAEQALSRSAGAPLMPGNQVELLYDSADNFPAWEKAIADSQDSVFIEMYIFANDQFGWKIRDLLIQKAKTGIQVCLLYDWLGSWRAHLASFFQPLIQAGGQARAYHPPSLGGGLSLLGRNHRKMIIVDRRLLFVSGLCISSSWEGGPDMPPWRDTGLALQGPLLEPALAAFADSWAHCGEPLDGRWLTPADHQARGEAAARLIATTPSTARMMRLDLLVASFARRTLWLTDAYFMATSLYLSALKQAARDGVDVRLLVPRSSDIRWIAAVSRTQYRPLLEAGVRVYEWNGPMIHAKTAVADGRWARIGSTNLNLSSWLVNRELDIALEDDKLAGELEQRFLLDLENATEIVLRHARRKTVAEPMRRERRQRGTPKEMALSSAHSAARQAARIGDALGAVVRGGRSVESSEAPAFLSIGVALCLIAALVGYFPRLAAWPLALMLGMAGIGIALKSLGLYWRKMRKKQQSRLAAPSVEEDAPPPGKPK is encoded by the coding sequence ATGAAACAAGAAGACTCCACTCAAGCCACCTTGCAATTGGTCCGCCAGCTCGCGGAACAGGCGCTATCGCGCTCCGCCGGCGCGCCGCTGATGCCCGGCAACCAAGTGGAATTGCTATATGACAGCGCCGACAACTTCCCGGCCTGGGAAAAAGCGATAGCCGACAGCCAGGATTCTGTCTTCATTGAAATGTATATTTTCGCCAATGACCAATTTGGCTGGAAAATTCGAGATTTGTTGATACAGAAGGCTAAAACCGGCATCCAAGTTTGCCTGCTCTATGACTGGCTGGGCAGTTGGCGCGCTCATCTCGCCAGCTTTTTCCAGCCGCTCATTCAGGCCGGCGGCCAGGCGCGCGCCTATCATCCCCCCAGCCTGGGCGGCGGACTGAGTCTGCTGGGCCGCAACCACCGCAAGATGATCATCGTCGATAGGCGGCTCTTGTTCGTCTCCGGCCTGTGCATCAGCTCCAGCTGGGAGGGCGGCCCCGACATGCCCCCTTGGCGCGATACCGGTCTCGCCTTGCAAGGACCCTTGCTGGAACCCGCGCTGGCCGCCTTCGCCGACAGCTGGGCTCACTGCGGCGAGCCGTTGGATGGGCGCTGGCTGACGCCCGCCGATCATCAAGCCCGCGGCGAAGCCGCCGCGCGCCTGATCGCCACCACGCCCTCCACCGCGCGGATGATGCGGCTGGACCTGCTGGTGGCCAGCTTCGCCCGCCGCACGCTGTGGCTGACCGACGCCTACTTCATGGCCACCAGCCTCTATCTGTCAGCCTTGAAGCAGGCGGCGCGCGATGGCGTCGATGTCCGCTTGCTGGTGCCGCGCTCCAGCGACATCCGCTGGATCGCCGCCGTCTCGCGCACCCAGTATCGGCCGCTGCTGGAAGCCGGCGTGCGGGTGTACGAATGGAACGGGCCGATGATACACGCCAAGACCGCGGTGGCCGACGGCCGCTGGGCGCGCATCGGCTCCACCAATCTGAACCTGTCCAGTTGGCTGGTGAATCGCGAGCTGGACATCGCGCTGGAAGACGACAAACTGGCCGGCGAGCTCGAACAGCGATTTTTGCTTGACCTGGAAAACGCCACCGAGATCGTGCTGCGCCATGCTCGACGCAAAACCGTAGCGGAACCCATGCGGCGCGAGCGTCGGCAACGCGGCACGCCCAAGGAGATGGCGCTGAGCAGCGCCCATTCCGCCGCCCGCCAGGCCGCGCGCATCGGCGACGCGCTGGGCGCGGTGGTGAGGGGCGGCCGCAGCGTGGAAAGCAGCGAAGCCCCGGCCTTCCTCAGCATAGGCGTGGCGCTGTGCCTGATCGCCGCGCTGGTGGGATATTTCCCACGGCTGGCCGCTTGGCCGCTGGCCTTGATGCTGGGCATGGCCGGCATCGGCATCGCGCTGAAATCGCTGGGGCTGTACTGGCGAAAAATGAGGAAAAAACAACAGTCGCGCCTCGCGGCGCCAAGCGTGGAAGAGGATGCGCCGCCGCCCGGTAAGCCCAAATAA
- the gltB gene encoding glutamate synthase large subunit, with product MDRQRCLQGTLYKPEFEQDSCGFGLIAQLDDKPSHWLVATAISSLAKLTHRGAVAADGKSGDGCGLLFKKPDGFLREVAAEAGIALKSVYAAGLVFHHSDSATGERSLARLREHLEAQQLEVAGFRTVPVDVSACGETALASLPAISQVFVNCPFGMDELAFQRRLYMGRRLAEKANRGDDSCFYLPTLSPHTISYKGLVTPENLPRFFLDLADPRFESSLAVFHQRFSTNTWPQWKLAQPFRFLAHNGEINTVQGNRNWARARERIMASPHLDMDAVRPIVQTDGSDSMSLDNMLEGLLMGGIPLFRALRLLVPPAWQNVDSTDKDLRAFYEFNSMHMEPWDGPAGIVLTDGRYAACMLDRNGLRPARWVLTRDNILTIASEVGVWDYRAQDVVKKGRVKPGQLFGADLQSGELLMPEDIDAQLKSAKPYRQWIKDSAKYLELSIEDDAGVEPLSKDELAKLQKMFNLSREERDQILRVLAADGQEAVGSMGDDTPMAVLSQKVRSPFDYLRQQFAQVTNPPIDPIREAVVMSLNTVFGPERNMFEESAEHAKRLEVRSPVLSHEKFTRVTTRPEPYLKATNFDLCYDPTETTLSEAISCLSRHVVEAVQEGTVVVVLSDRHATGERLPIHALFATGAVHHALIDAGLRCKTNIVVETATVRDAHQMACVLGYGATAVYPYLAYQTIIELVNNGEVQLKPNEALQHYRKGINKGLLKVLSKMGISTIASYRGAQLFEAVGIHEEVVGLCLKGTVSRVSGANFADFEADQKQLAKLAFNPMRGLSQGGLLKYVHGEEYHAYNPDVVQLLQKAVQNDDYGAYQQYAETVNTRPVAMLRDLMQVKLAAEPIPLDEVEPVEAIVKRFDSAGMSLGALSPEAHEALAIAMNRLGGRSNSGEGGEDPARYGTEKMSKIKQVASGRFGVTPHYLVNAEVLQIKVAQGAKPGEGGQLPGDKVSGLIARLRHAKEGVSLISPPPHHDIYSIEDLAQLIFDLKQVNPSALVSVKLVAEPGVGTVAAGVAKAYADLITISGYDGGTGASPLTSVKYAGSPWELGLSEAQQVLRANGLRGRVRVQTDGGLKTGLDVVKAAILGAESFGFGTGPMVALGCKYLRICHLNNCATGVATQELKLRSKYFTGLPDMVVNYFLFIARETREWMAKLGVRSMEELIGRMDLMDILEGESERQGRLDLRPLLSQGTVPDSEPRFCVSDSNPSFDKGELAEQILQDALPAIHNKQMLELAYPIENTHRSIGARLSGEIARVHGAAGLPFGCLKVKFTGSAGQSFGVWNAAGLHLELEGDANDYVGKGMAGGRVTIYPPKDAGYAAGESIIIGNTCLYGATGGQLFAAGIAGERFGVRNSGALAVIEGAGDHCCEYMTGGTVVVLGETGYNFGAGMTGGFAFVYDPSEKFAYRYNNELIDIHLINGEAMGMYRAYLLEKIAKHVELTGSETGRAMLQNFDDYVDYFWLVKPKAAKLESLLKD from the coding sequence ATGGACAGACAGCGCTGCTTGCAAGGCACATTGTATAAACCCGAATTCGAACAGGACAGCTGCGGCTTCGGCCTGATCGCGCAATTGGACGACAAGCCCAGCCACTGGCTGGTGGCCACCGCCATTTCGTCGCTGGCCAAGCTGACCCACCGCGGCGCAGTGGCGGCGGACGGCAAGTCCGGCGATGGCTGCGGCCTGCTGTTCAAGAAGCCGGATGGCTTTTTGCGCGAAGTGGCGGCCGAGGCCGGCATCGCCTTGAAGTCAGTGTACGCCGCCGGCCTGGTGTTTCACCACTCGGACAGCGCGACAGGCGAGCGCAGCCTCGCGCGCCTGCGCGAGCATCTGGAAGCGCAGCAGCTGGAAGTGGCCGGCTTCCGCACCGTGCCGGTGGATGTGTCGGCCTGCGGCGAAACCGCGCTGGCGTCCTTGCCGGCTATTTCGCAGGTGTTTGTGAACTGTCCGTTCGGCATGGATGAGCTGGCTTTCCAGCGCCGGCTCTATATGGGCCGCCGCCTGGCCGAGAAAGCCAACCGCGGCGATGATTCCTGTTTCTATCTGCCCACGCTGTCGCCGCACACCATCTCTTATAAAGGTTTGGTGACGCCGGAGAACCTGCCGCGCTTCTTCCTGGACCTGGCCGACCCGCGTTTCGAATCCAGCCTGGCGGTGTTCCACCAGCGCTTCTCCACCAATACCTGGCCGCAGTGGAAGCTGGCGCAGCCGTTCCGCTTCCTCGCCCACAACGGCGAGATCAACACGGTGCAGGGCAACCGCAATTGGGCGCGCGCGCGCGAGCGCATCATGGCCTCGCCGCACCTGGACATGGATGCGGTGCGTCCCATCGTCCAGACCGACGGCTCCGACTCGATGAGCCTGGACAATATGCTGGAAGGGCTGCTGATGGGCGGCATTCCGCTGTTCCGCGCGCTGCGCCTGTTGGTGCCGCCGGCCTGGCAGAACGTAGACAGCACCGACAAGGACCTGCGCGCCTTCTATGAATTCAACTCCATGCACATGGAGCCTTGGGACGGCCCGGCCGGCATCGTGCTGACCGATGGCCGCTACGCCGCCTGCATGCTGGACCGCAACGGCCTGCGCCCGGCGCGCTGGGTGCTGACCCGCGACAATATCCTGACCATCGCTTCGGAAGTGGGCGTCTGGGACTACCGCGCCCAGGACGTGGTGAAGAAAGGCCGCGTCAAGCCCGGCCAATTGTTCGGTGCCGACTTGCAGAGCGGCGAACTGCTGATGCCGGAAGACATCGACGCGCAACTGAAGAGCGCCAAGCCCTACCGGCAGTGGATCAAGGACAGCGCCAAATACCTGGAGCTATCCATAGAGGATGATGCCGGCGTCGAGCCGCTGTCCAAGGACGAGCTGGCCAAGCTGCAGAAGATGTTCAATCTCAGCCGCGAGGAGCGCGACCAGATCCTGCGCGTGCTGGCGGCGGATGGCCAGGAAGCCGTCGGCTCCATGGGCGACGACACGCCGATGGCGGTGCTGAGCCAGAAGGTGCGCTCGCCGTTCGATTATCTGCGCCAGCAGTTCGCCCAGGTGACCAATCCTCCTATCGATCCGATCCGCGAAGCCGTGGTGATGTCCTTGAACACCGTGTTCGGCCCGGAGCGGAATATGTTCGAGGAGAGTGCAGAGCACGCCAAACGGCTGGAGGTGCGCAGCCCGGTGCTGAGCCACGAGAAGTTCACCCGCGTCACCACCCGCCCGGAGCCTTATCTGAAGGCTACCAATTTCGACCTCTGCTATGACCCGACCGAGACCACGCTCAGCGAGGCCATTTCCTGTCTGAGCCGCCATGTGGTGGAGGCGGTCCAGGAGGGCACGGTAGTGGTGGTGCTGTCCGATCGCCACGCCACCGGCGAGCGCCTGCCCATCCATGCGCTGTTCGCCACCGGCGCGGTGCATCATGCCTTGATAGATGCCGGTTTGCGCTGCAAGACCAATATCGTGGTGGAAACCGCCACCGTGCGCGACGCGCACCAGATGGCTTGCGTGCTGGGTTACGGCGCCACCGCGGTCTATCCCTACCTGGCCTATCAGACCATCATCGAGCTGGTGAACAACGGCGAAGTGCAACTCAAGCCGAACGAGGCGCTGCAGCACTACCGCAAGGGCATCAACAAGGGCTTGCTCAAGGTGCTGTCCAAAATGGGCATCTCCACTATCGCGTCTTATCGCGGCGCGCAGTTGTTCGAGGCGGTCGGCATCCATGAAGAAGTGGTGGGGCTGTGCCTGAAGGGCACGGTATCGCGCGTGTCCGGCGCCAATTTCGCCGATTTCGAAGCGGATCAGAAACAGCTGGCCAAGCTGGCCTTTAATCCGATGCGCGGTCTGAGCCAGGGCGGCTTGCTGAAATATGTGCATGGCGAGGAGTATCACGCCTATAACCCGGACGTGGTGCAACTGCTGCAGAAGGCGGTGCAGAACGACGATTACGGCGCTTACCAGCAATACGCGGAGACCGTGAACACCCGTCCGGTGGCGATGCTGCGCGATCTGATGCAGGTGAAACTGGCCGCCGAGCCGATACCGCTGGACGAAGTGGAACCGGTGGAGGCCATCGTCAAACGCTTCGATTCGGCCGGCATGTCGCTGGGGGCGCTGAGCCCGGAAGCGCATGAGGCGCTGGCCATCGCCATGAACCGCCTGGGCGGACGCTCCAATTCCGGCGAGGGCGGCGAAGACCCGGCGCGCTACGGCACCGAGAAGATGTCCAAGATCAAGCAGGTGGCGTCCGGCCGTTTCGGCGTCACGCCGCACTACCTGGTCAACGCCGAGGTGCTGCAGATCAAGGTGGCCCAGGGGGCGAAACCAGGCGAAGGCGGCCAGTTGCCCGGCGACAAGGTGTCCGGCCTGATCGCGCGGCTGCGCCACGCCAAGGAAGGTGTCAGCCTGATCTCGCCGCCGCCGCATCACGACATCTATTCCATCGAAGACCTGGCGCAGCTGATTTTCGACCTTAAGCAGGTGAACCCGTCCGCGCTGGTGTCGGTGAAGCTGGTGGCCGAGCCGGGCGTCGGCACCGTGGCCGCCGGCGTGGCCAAGGCCTATGCCGACCTGATCACCATCTCCGGCTATGACGGCGGCACCGGCGCGTCGCCGCTTACCTCGGTCAAGTACGCTGGCTCGCCATGGGAACTGGGTCTGTCCGAGGCGCAGCAGGTATTGCGCGCCAACGGCTTGCGCGGCCGGGTGCGGGTGCAGACCGACGGCGGCCTGAAAACCGGCCTGGACGTGGTCAAGGCCGCCATCCTGGGCGCGGAGAGCTTTGGCTTTGGCACCGGGCCTATGGTAGCGCTGGGCTGCAAATACCTGCGCATCTGCCACCTGAACAACTGCGCCACCGGCGTGGCGACGCAGGAGCTCAAGTTGCGTTCCAAGTACTTCACCGGCCTGCCGGACATGGTGGTCAACTACTTCCTGTTCATCGCCCGCGAAACCCGCGAGTGGATGGCCAAGCTGGGTGTGCGCAGCATGGAAGAGCTGATCGGCCGCATGGATTTGATGGATATCTTGGAAGGCGAGAGCGAGCGCCAGGGCCGCTTGGATCTGCGCCCGCTGCTGTCGCAAGGCACGGTGCCGGACAGCGAGCCGCGCTTCTGCGTATCGGACAGCAATCCGTCTTTCGACAAGGGCGAGTTGGCTGAGCAGATCTTGCAAGACGCGCTGCCGGCCATCCACAATAAGCAGATGCTGGAGTTGGCCTACCCGATCGAAAACACCCACCGTTCCATTGGCGCGCGGCTGTCCGGTGAAATCGCCCGCGTCCACGGCGCGGCAGGGCTGCCGTTTGGCTGCCTGAAGGTGAAGTTCACCGGCAGCGCCGGCCAGAGTTTTGGCGTGTGGAACGCGGCTGGCCTGCACCTGGAGCTGGAAGGCGATGCCAACGACTACGTCGGCAAAGGGATGGCCGGCGGCCGCGTCACCATCTACCCTCCCAAGGATGCCGGTTATGCGGCGGGCGAATCCATCATCATCGGCAATACCTGTCTCTATGGGGCGACCGGCGGCCAGCTGTTCGCGGCCGGCATCGCTGGCGAGCGCTTCGGCGTGCGCAATTCCGGCGCGCTGGCGGTGATCGAGGGCGCGGGCGACCACTGTTGCGAATACATGACTGGTGGAACGGTCGTGGTGTTGGGCGAAACCGGCTACAACTTCGGCGCCGGCATGACCGGCGGCTTCGCCTTCGTTTATGACCCGAGCGAGAAGTTCGCCTACCGCTACAACAACGAGCTGATCGACATTCATCTGATCAACGGCGAGGCGATGGGCATGTACCGCGCCTACCTGCTGGAAAAGATCGCCAAACATGTGGAGCTGACCGGTTCGGAAACCGGCCGCGCCATGCTGCAGAACTTCGACGATTACGTGGACTATTTCTGGCTGGTGAAGCCCAAGGCCGCCAAGCTGGAAAGCCTGCTCAAAGACTAA
- a CDS encoding FAD-dependent oxidoreductase: MSDVFQFMKLSRNPGDKVEASVRKIEFKEIYQPLHAVDAADQAGRCLSCGNPYCEWQCPVHNYIPNWLKLVEEGRLFEAAELSHQTNSLPEICGRVCPQDRLCEGACTLNQGGFGAVSIGSIEKYITDEAFKAGWRPDMSKVVWTDKTVGVIGAGPAGLACADVLVRNGVKAVVYDRYEEIGGLLTFGIPEFKLEKDVIRRRRAILEGMGVEFVLNTEIGKDVSIETLLEKHDAIFMGMGAYKFMKGGFPGEDSPGVLEALPYLINNVRQSMGTLPGDETHISMKGKRVLVLGGGDTAMDCNRTAIRQGAKRVICAYRRDEGNMPGSKREVANAKEEGVEFLWNRQPVAIEPMIGGTLAVKLAETRLGAPDAKGRCNAELVHGSGEIIEFDHVIVAFGFQVEAADWFERQGITVASNGRTLVSGAMGKRYQTDNSRVFAGGDMVRGADLVVRAVFEGRQAADEMLDFLSQPR, encoded by the coding sequence ATGTCCGATGTATTCCAGTTCATGAAGCTGTCGCGCAATCCCGGCGACAAAGTTGAAGCGTCTGTACGCAAAATAGAATTCAAGGAAATCTACCAACCGCTACATGCGGTAGATGCCGCCGACCAAGCCGGCCGCTGCTTGTCTTGCGGCAACCCATACTGCGAATGGCAGTGTCCGGTCCACAACTACATACCCAACTGGTTGAAGTTAGTAGAAGAGGGGCGCTTGTTTGAGGCGGCTGAACTGTCGCACCAAACCAACAGTTTGCCGGAGATCTGCGGCCGAGTCTGTCCGCAAGACCGATTGTGCGAAGGCGCCTGTACCCTGAACCAGGGAGGCTTCGGCGCGGTGTCGATCGGCAGCATCGAAAAGTACATCACCGACGAAGCGTTCAAGGCGGGCTGGCGACCGGATATGTCCAAGGTTGTTTGGACTGACAAAACCGTAGGCGTGATAGGGGCGGGCCCCGCAGGTCTTGCCTGTGCGGATGTATTGGTCCGCAATGGCGTCAAGGCGGTGGTGTATGACCGTTACGAGGAAATCGGCGGCCTGCTGACCTTTGGTATCCCGGAGTTCAAGTTGGAAAAAGACGTGATTCGTCGTCGCCGAGCCATCCTCGAGGGCATGGGCGTTGAATTCGTACTGAATACCGAGATCGGCAAGGATGTGTCGATTGAAACTTTGCTCGAGAAGCACGATGCCATCTTCATGGGGATGGGGGCTTACAAGTTCATGAAGGGCGGCTTCCCTGGAGAGGACAGCCCTGGCGTGCTTGAAGCTTTGCCCTATTTGATCAACAATGTGCGCCAATCGATGGGAACCCTGCCTGGCGACGAGACTCATATCTCGATGAAGGGCAAGCGAGTGCTTGTGCTTGGTGGCGGAGACACCGCCATGGACTGCAACCGCACTGCGATACGCCAAGGAGCGAAGCGTGTGATTTGCGCCTATCGCCGCGATGAAGGCAATATGCCGGGCTCCAAGCGCGAGGTGGCCAATGCCAAGGAAGAAGGCGTTGAGTTCTTGTGGAACCGCCAGCCTGTTGCGATTGAGCCGATGATAGGTGGAACCCTCGCAGTAAAATTGGCTGAAACTCGTTTGGGAGCTCCTGATGCCAAAGGGCGTTGTAACGCTGAATTAGTGCATGGCAGCGGGGAAATCATTGAGTTTGATCATGTGATTGTTGCGTTTGGCTTTCAGGTGGAGGCCGCTGATTGGTTCGAGAGACAGGGAATTACTGTTGCTTCTAATGGTCGAACATTGGTGTCAGGGGCTATGGGAAAAAGATATCAGACTGATAATTCAAGAGTTTTTGCTGGCGGAGATATGGTGCGAGGGGCGGATTTAGTAGTCAGGGCTGTTTTTGAAGGTAGACAGGCTGCTGATGAAATGCTTGATTTCCTATCTCAGCCGAGATGA
- a CDS encoding glycosyltransferase: MIIFLSKIIKGFDLMGFGDLDVKVSASLVIFNNSPSQIERLLRSVEQSRLPIDLVVVDNSPSNCLASYFSNHTYRHFGNNIGFGAAHNQVIRTVCSDYHVIINPDVEFAAETVFNLIQPMVSDNGVVACVPLVRYPDGRLQRLNKLLPTPMNLFFRRFFPFLAKRLDFHYEMQWFKYDSEMPLPNASGCFLAARTALLKELDGFDERFFMYLEDTDLTRRLNRHGVVLFNPKAVITHEFGRSSYKFGKLFFIHIQSAIRYFNKWGWLFDFERRRINKSYFKRKID; this comes from the coding sequence TTGATAATTTTTTTATCAAAAATTATTAAAGGCTTTGATTTGATGGGATTTGGTGATTTGGACGTGAAAGTTAGCGCTTCTTTAGTGATTTTCAATAATTCACCAAGTCAAATTGAACGACTACTGCGTAGCGTTGAGCAGAGTAGACTGCCTATCGATTTGGTAGTTGTAGATAATTCTCCAAGTAATTGTTTGGCAAGTTATTTCTCCAATCATACCTATAGACATTTCGGCAATAATATTGGTTTCGGTGCAGCGCATAATCAAGTAATCAGAACTGTTTGCAGTGATTACCACGTTATTATAAATCCTGATGTGGAGTTTGCTGCTGAAACTGTTTTTAACCTGATTCAGCCTATGGTAAGTGATAATGGTGTTGTTGCTTGCGTTCCATTGGTACGCTATCCAGATGGTAGATTGCAGCGGCTGAACAAGTTATTGCCGACACCAATGAATCTTTTTTTTAGACGTTTTTTCCCGTTCTTGGCTAAACGTCTTGATTTTCATTATGAAATGCAATGGTTTAAATATGACTCAGAGATGCCCCTGCCTAACGCATCTGGTTGCTTTCTCGCAGCAAGGACAGCTCTTCTAAAGGAGTTGGATGGGTTTGATGAGAGATTTTTTATGTACTTGGAAGATACGGATCTCACTAGAAGATTAAATAGGCACGGAGTTGTTTTGTTTAACCCCAAGGCTGTAATTACTCATGAGTTTGGACGCTCCTCATACAAGTTTGGGAAGCTCTTTTTTATTCATATTCAATCGGCTATCAGATATTTTAATAAATGGGGGTGGCTTTTTGATTTTGAGCGTAGGCGAATAAATAAGAGTTATTTTAAGAGAAAAATAGATTAG